Proteins from a genomic interval of Micromonospora sp. NBC_00389:
- a CDS encoding TetR/AcrR family transcriptional regulator: MPKKVDHQERRTLIADALMRVAADQGLEAVSLRHVAAEAGVSAGMVQHYFRTKDEMMAFALAVVRERGEIRIAEAMARLGADPSPRLLLRTMIAALLPLDERSRDDGSVALAFFAYTAVRPAAAASLREDTAQLTEFIASILPRRNADAAAAGLLALMEGLGVYLLGGQYTAEQAVAALDAHLDLLFG, translated from the coding sequence ATGCCCAAGAAGGTCGATCACCAGGAGCGACGCACCCTCATCGCGGACGCGTTGATGCGGGTCGCCGCGGACCAGGGCCTGGAGGCCGTCAGCCTCCGTCACGTGGCTGCCGAGGCCGGTGTGTCCGCCGGGATGGTCCAGCACTACTTCCGCACCAAGGACGAGATGATGGCGTTCGCGTTGGCCGTGGTCCGCGAGCGCGGTGAGATCCGGATCGCCGAGGCGATGGCGCGACTGGGCGCGGACCCCTCCCCTCGGCTGCTGCTGCGCACGATGATCGCCGCGCTGCTGCCGCTCGACGAGCGGAGCCGCGACGACGGGAGCGTGGCGCTGGCGTTCTTCGCCTACACCGCGGTACGACCGGCCGCCGCGGCCAGCCTGCGCGAGGACACCGCGCAGCTGACCGAGTTCATCGCCAGCATCCTGCCCCGCCGAAACGCCGACGCCGCCGCGGCCGGCCTGCTGGCACTGATGGAGGGGTTGGGCGTCTATCTGCTCGGTGGGCAGTACACCGCCGAGCAGGCCGTGGCGGCGTTGGATGCCCACCTCGACCTGCTCTTCGGTTGA
- a CDS encoding VOC family protein: protein MAAQRIVADLHSASMAEATAFYTTVLGLRVVMDHGWIVTLADPDRPEVQLSLMTEDATAPVAPVVSIEVADVDASYRAARAAGSEIVHDLTDEPWGVRRFFVRDPNGHVVNILAHQPPA from the coding sequence ATGGCCGCCCAGCGAATAGTCGCCGATCTGCACAGCGCCTCGATGGCCGAGGCGACCGCCTTCTACACCACGGTCCTCGGCCTGCGGGTGGTCATGGACCATGGCTGGATCGTCACGCTAGCCGACCCCGACCGGCCGGAGGTGCAACTGAGCCTGATGACCGAGGACGCCACCGCGCCGGTCGCCCCGGTCGTCTCCATCGAGGTGGCCGACGTGGACGCGAGCTACCGGGCGGCGCGGGCCGCCGGGTCCGAGATCGTCCACGACCTGACCGATGAACCCTGGGGCGTCCGCCGGTTCTTCGTCCGGGACCCGAACGGCCACGTCGTCAACATCCTCGCCCACCAGCCTCCGGCGTGA
- a CDS encoding DUF4331 family protein, with product MSHHLDTPLAAQSGQLFIDDLYVFNGDRATVFVMDVNSSVTKADIKRGFHAEARYEFKIHFNGAEVEGLAYRLAFGEPDGDGRQTLELYELTGADARDDGAMGTPIVQGHSGEVSSGRNVRVWAGRITDPFYIDLGELATVNAAIKNGAKLDRSAWRADKATNSFAGTTVESIVLEVSHDEPMLRDGTEIGVWCRTLLATDAGGWRQINRFGHPMMWPIFWPTDTDFTNPANARHPGDDLKEDGEEIASAVAGVVAANGTAPDPQAYGWSVARQLYPDVLSYQVGTPANYGFAVRNGRTMADNAPEVMFSLVLNTGMTSGLTPDGTKGARADAFPYVVPA from the coding sequence ATGTCGCACCACCTTGACACCCCCCTCGCCGCCCAGAGCGGTCAGCTCTTCATCGACGACCTGTACGTCTTCAACGGCGACCGCGCCACGGTGTTCGTCATGGACGTCAACAGTTCGGTGACAAAGGCCGACATCAAGCGCGGCTTCCACGCCGAGGCGCGCTACGAGTTCAAGATTCACTTCAACGGCGCCGAGGTAGAGGGGCTGGCCTACCGGCTCGCGTTCGGTGAGCCGGACGGCGACGGCAGGCAGACGCTGGAGTTGTACGAACTCACCGGAGCCGATGCCCGCGACGACGGCGCGATGGGCACTCCCATCGTCCAGGGCCACAGCGGCGAGGTGTCCAGCGGCCGCAACGTCCGGGTCTGGGCCGGGCGGATCACCGACCCGTTCTACATCGACCTCGGCGAGCTCGCGACCGTCAACGCCGCGATCAAGAACGGCGCGAAGCTGGACCGCTCGGCGTGGCGGGCCGACAAGGCCACGAACAGCTTCGCCGGCACCACGGTCGAGTCGATCGTCCTCGAGGTGTCCCATGACGAGCCGATGCTGCGTGACGGCACCGAGATCGGCGTCTGGTGCCGCACCCTGCTGGCCACCGACGCGGGCGGGTGGCGCCAGATCAACCGCTTCGGCCACCCCATGATGTGGCCGATCTTCTGGCCCACCGACACCGACTTCACCAACCCGGCCAACGCGCGGCACCCCGGCGACGATCTCAAGGAGGACGGCGAGGAGATCGCCTCCGCGGTCGCGGGGGTCGTGGCGGCGAACGGTACGGCGCCGGATCCGCAGGCGTACGGCTGGAGCGTGGCGCGGCAGCTCTATCCCGACGTGCTGTCGTACCAGGTCGGCACGCCGGCCAACTACGGTTTCGCCGTCCGCAACGGACGCACCATGGCCGACAACGCACCCGAGGTGATGTTCTCCCTGGTGCTGAACACCGGCATGACCTCCGGCCTCACCCCGGACGGGACCAAAGGCGCGCGCGCCGACGCGTTCCCGTACGTGGTGCCGGCCTGA
- a CDS encoding M23 family metallopeptidase encodes MLGTVTTGRPTRVRTHRRVRSRTARILLALVAAVAVLGVAFVVVPMLRPPGPRPLFQLPVACGETWQLSTYPGHDDYDVDLFPTEGEAWGRPVLASYAGTVTVAGVNGSVGGRNPENPEGPRGRGGGYWVKIDHGGKWETQYLHLLEPPSVRVGQRVAQGEQIGRLGSTGNSGAPHLHYEQRRGWEKVETHFDGEPSGITTDERELILKRKSNNCVSG; translated from the coding sequence ATGCTCGGGACGGTGACGACCGGCCGCCCCACCAGAGTTCGCACCCACCGTCGCGTCCGCAGCCGCACCGCCCGGATTCTCCTCGCGCTCGTCGCGGCCGTGGCCGTCCTCGGCGTCGCCTTCGTCGTCGTGCCGATGCTGCGGCCGCCCGGTCCACGACCGCTCTTCCAGCTCCCGGTCGCCTGCGGTGAGACGTGGCAGCTCAGCACCTACCCCGGCCATGACGACTACGACGTCGACCTGTTTCCGACCGAGGGCGAGGCGTGGGGGCGCCCGGTGCTCGCGTCGTACGCCGGCACCGTCACCGTGGCGGGCGTCAACGGGTCGGTGGGCGGGCGAAACCCGGAGAATCCGGAGGGCCCGCGCGGTCGCGGCGGCGGCTACTGGGTGAAGATCGATCACGGTGGCAAATGGGAGACGCAGTACCTGCACCTGCTCGAACCGCCGTCGGTCCGGGTCGGTCAGCGGGTCGCCCAGGGCGAGCAGATCGGGCGGCTCGGCAGCACCGGCAACTCCGGCGCCCCACACCTGCACTACGAGCAGCGCCGAGGCTGGGAGAAGGTCGAGACCCACTTCGACGGGGAGCCGTCGGGCATCACCACCGACGAACGCGAACTCATCCTCAAGCGCAAGAGCAACAACTGCGTCTCCGGGTGA
- a CDS encoding DUF2188 domain-containing protein, with product MAKGDVETYQEDGQWKNRPEGNERASSTHEGKADAQTQGREMAADRGVEHVIKKQDGTIGEKNTYPRSRDPRDIPG from the coding sequence GTGGCCAAGGGTGACGTCGAGACGTACCAAGAGGACGGGCAGTGGAAGAACCGCCCGGAGGGCAACGAGCGAGCCAGCAGCACGCACGAGGGCAAGGCCGACGCGCAGACCCAGGGCCGCGAGATGGCGGCCGACCGTGGTGTCGAGCACGTGATCAAGAAGCAGGACGGCACGATCGGGGAGAAGAACACCTACCCGCGCAGCCGCGACCCGCGAGACATCCCGGGCTGA
- a CDS encoding family 16 glycosylhydrolase, producing MFTARPTPRLRPFVLAAVALIATSVALVLPAQNDRAEAAIGPISWQDEFNAPAGTPVDQNKWRFDIGGGGWGNNERQYYTNSTSNAVHDGQGNLVITARRDNPANYQCHYGRCEYTSARLLTAATFSQTYGRFESRIKIPRGQGIWPAFWMLGTGGGWPDAGEIDIMENIGREPNTVYGTVHGPGYSGGGGITGSRTLGGPLADGFHTYRVDWEPNVITWYIDGVQYHRVDPARLGGNRWVFDHPFFMILNVAVGGNWPGYPDGSTQFPQQMLVDYVRVSSYTSGGGGDPAPGTSRIRGAQSGRCIDIPSANPVDGAKLQIWDCNTTAAQAWTFASDGTVRAMGKCMDPAWAGTANGTEVNLVTCNGNPAQRFTLSAAGDLVNISANRCVDVRDANPNNGGKLHLWDCTGAANQTWSRI from the coding sequence GTGTTCACAGCCCGTCCCACCCCCCGCCTCCGACCGTTCGTCCTCGCGGCGGTCGCCCTCATCGCCACCTCCGTGGCGCTCGTCCTCCCGGCCCAGAACGACCGGGCCGAGGCCGCCATCGGCCCGATCAGCTGGCAGGACGAGTTCAACGCCCCGGCCGGCACGCCCGTCGACCAGAACAAGTGGCGGTTCGACATCGGCGGTGGCGGCTGGGGCAACAACGAGCGGCAGTACTACACCAACAGCACCAGCAACGCGGTGCACGACGGCCAGGGCAACCTGGTCATCACCGCCCGCCGGGACAACCCCGCCAACTACCAGTGCCACTACGGGCGCTGCGAGTACACGTCCGCGCGGCTGCTGACCGCGGCCACCTTCAGCCAGACGTACGGCCGGTTCGAGTCCCGGATCAAGATCCCGCGCGGCCAGGGCATCTGGCCGGCGTTCTGGATGCTCGGCACCGGCGGCGGGTGGCCCGACGCCGGCGAGATCGACATCATGGAGAACATCGGCCGGGAACCCAACACCGTCTACGGCACCGTGCACGGTCCCGGCTACTCCGGCGGCGGAGGCATCACCGGCAGCCGCACCCTCGGCGGCCCGCTCGCCGACGGCTTCCACACCTACCGGGTGGACTGGGAGCCGAACGTCATCACCTGGTACATCGACGGGGTACAGTACCACCGGGTCGACCCCGCCCGGCTCGGCGGCAACCGGTGGGTGTTCGACCACCCCTTCTTCATGATCCTCAACGTGGCGGTCGGCGGTAACTGGCCCGGCTACCCGGATGGCTCCACGCAGTTCCCCCAGCAGATGCTGGTCGACTACGTCCGGGTGTCCAGCTACACCTCCGGCGGTGGCGGCGACCCGGCTCCCGGCACCAGCCGGATCAGGGGTGCGCAGAGCGGGCGCTGCATCGACATCCCGAGCGCCAACCCGGTCGACGGCGCCAAGCTGCAGATCTGGGACTGCAACACCACCGCCGCGCAGGCCTGGACGTTCGCCTCCGACGGGACCGTCCGCGCGATGGGCAAGTGCATGGACCCGGCCTGGGCCGGCACCGCCAACGGCACCGAGGTCAACCTGGTCACCTGCAACGGCAATCCCGCCCAACGCTTCACCCTCAGCGCCGCTGGCGACCTGGTCAACATCAGCGCCAACCGGTGCGTGGACGTCCGGGACGCCAACCCCAACAACGGCGGCAAGCTGCACCTGTGGGACTGCACGGGTGCAGCCAACCAGACGTGGTCCCGCATCTGA
- a CDS encoding DUF1479 domain-containing protein: protein MNAQPALAVAPLPPLPHWESTPDDLPAAIRQIKAALRDRIEASGRTVEEVFAVVERRVQAKVDEIAAARDRGETIWPVIEYADIEAGTVPAEALAKLRQRGCLVVRGHFDRQQALAWDRGIVDYVDSNGFTEAYRGPADDFFGSVGSKPEIYPVYWSPAQMQARQSDRMARVQAFLNRQWKHESEGVRWFDPDRDSLYPDRIRRRPPGADSNGLGTHLDPGTLDLWMTEAYQKAFRHLFDGTVEQYDPWDPAHRTAGPQYPGTTMCSAFRTFQGWTALSDMDHDQGVLHTVPIPEAMAYLMLRPLLADVPADDMCGVTVNQVFPANETWHPLLMQALAGIPDVKAGDSVWWHCDMIHSVAPVQGQQGWGNVMYIPAAPWCPRNERYSVSVREAFQTGSSPTDFPAEHYERSWPNRFQPDDLNPTGRRGLGLD from the coding sequence ATGAACGCCCAGCCCGCCCTGGCCGTCGCCCCGCTCCCGCCCCTGCCGCACTGGGAGTCGACCCCGGACGACCTCCCGGCCGCCATCCGCCAGATCAAGGCCGCGCTGCGCGACCGGATCGAGGCCTCCGGCCGCACGGTCGAGGAGGTGTTCGCGGTCGTCGAACGGCGGGTCCAGGCGAAGGTCGACGAGATCGCCGCCGCCAGGGATCGCGGCGAGACGATCTGGCCGGTCATCGAGTACGCCGACATCGAGGCCGGCACCGTGCCGGCGGAGGCGCTGGCGAAACTGCGCCAGCGGGGCTGCCTCGTCGTCCGCGGCCACTTCGACCGCCAGCAGGCCCTCGCCTGGGACCGCGGCATCGTCGACTACGTGGACAGCAACGGGTTCACCGAGGCCTACCGCGGTCCCGCCGACGACTTCTTCGGCAGCGTGGGGTCCAAGCCCGAGATCTACCCGGTCTACTGGTCGCCCGCGCAGATGCAGGCCCGCCAGAGCGACCGGATGGCCCGGGTGCAGGCGTTCCTCAACCGGCAGTGGAAGCACGAGTCCGAGGGCGTGCGGTGGTTTGACCCGGACCGCGACTCGCTCTACCCGGACCGGATCCGCCGCCGGCCGCCGGGCGCCGACTCCAACGGCCTCGGTACCCACCTCGATCCCGGCACCCTCGACCTGTGGATGACCGAGGCGTACCAGAAGGCCTTCCGCCACCTCTTCGACGGCACCGTCGAGCAGTACGACCCCTGGGACCCGGCCCACCGCACCGCCGGACCGCAGTACCCCGGCACCACCATGTGCTCGGCCTTCCGCACCTTCCAGGGCTGGACGGCCCTCTCCGACATGGACCACGACCAGGGGGTGCTGCACACCGTCCCGATCCCCGAGGCGATGGCCTACCTGATGCTCCGGCCGCTGCTCGCCGACGTGCCCGCGGACGACATGTGCGGCGTCACGGTCAACCAGGTCTTCCCCGCCAACGAGACGTGGCACCCGCTGCTCATGCAGGCACTCGCCGGCATCCCCGACGTCAAGGCGGGCGACTCCGTCTGGTGGCACTGCGACATGATCCACAGCGTGGCACCGGTCCAGGGCCAACAGGGTTGGGGCAACGTCATGTACATCCCCGCGGCCCCGTGGTGCCCGCGCAACGAGCGGTACTCGGTATCCGTCCGGGAGGCGTTCCAGACCGGGTCCAGCCCGACGGACTTCCCGGCGGAGCACTACGAGCGCAGCTGGCCCAACCGGTTCCAGCCCGACGACCTCAATCCCACCGGGCGGCGTGGCCTGGGCCTCGACTGA
- a CDS encoding ROK family transcriptional regulator: MTIAKPSLELLRTLTDEHVLRELMRARRLTRADLAARSGLSKPTVGESVRRLTEAGLVVDTGERTPGGRGRGRVGSYYALADTVGTALAISIAPDGVVVERVGAHGDVLGRTRHDISRPARAEQVADALRTAATQAQEGTGEAIRLAVVSAADPVERASGRLVRLPDAPFLLGELDPVEVLTPQVAGPVIVDNDVNWAAQAERDTDPTGLGDFAYVFLGEGLGCAIVSDGEVRRGHSGVAGEIAHLLTIGPHGQATRFIDVFADLNLRRAGTTAIDVDRVRQLAAVDRQALGRAVSGVLAAIVALTDPRLVLIGGPWGSHPAILDAITTAFTQMPRHVEVRPARLTKEPSLAGARAEALDRLRSAIIALPQRTDPSATLRFPDQQDHGFG; this comes from the coding sequence GTGACCATCGCCAAGCCCTCGCTGGAGCTGCTGCGCACCCTGACCGACGAGCACGTGCTGCGGGAGTTGATGCGGGCGCGGCGGCTGACCCGCGCCGACCTGGCGGCCCGCAGTGGCCTGTCCAAGCCCACCGTGGGCGAGAGCGTGCGCCGGCTGACCGAGGCCGGCCTGGTCGTGGACACCGGGGAACGGACGCCCGGCGGGCGCGGCCGGGGTCGCGTCGGCTCGTACTACGCCCTCGCCGACACCGTCGGCACCGCCCTGGCCATCAGCATCGCTCCCGACGGCGTGGTGGTCGAGCGGGTCGGCGCACACGGCGACGTCCTCGGGCGGACCCGGCACGACATCAGTCGGCCAGCCCGGGCCGAGCAGGTGGCGGACGCCCTGCGCACCGCCGCCACGCAGGCGCAGGAGGGCACCGGAGAGGCCATCCGGCTGGCGGTCGTCAGCGCCGCCGACCCGGTGGAACGCGCCAGTGGTCGCCTGGTCCGACTGCCCGACGCGCCGTTCCTGCTCGGCGAGCTCGACCCGGTCGAGGTGCTGACGCCACAGGTCGCCGGCCCGGTCATCGTCGACAACGACGTCAACTGGGCGGCGCAGGCCGAGCGCGACACCGATCCGACGGGCCTGGGCGACTTCGCCTACGTGTTCCTCGGCGAAGGACTGGGATGCGCGATCGTCAGCGACGGCGAGGTACGCCGCGGCCACTCCGGAGTCGCCGGCGAGATCGCGCACCTGCTGACCATCGGCCCCCACGGTCAGGCGACCCGGTTCATCGACGTGTTCGCCGACCTCAACCTTCGACGCGCCGGCACGACGGCCATCGACGTCGATCGCGTCCGTCAGCTCGCCGCAGTCGACCGGCAGGCGCTGGGGCGGGCCGTCAGCGGCGTGCTCGCCGCCATCGTCGCGCTCACCGACCCGCGACTGGTCCTCATCGGCGGCCCCTGGGGCAGTCACCCGGCGATCCTCGACGCCATCACCACGGCCTTCACCCAGATGCCCCGGCATGTCGAGGTACGCCCGGCACGGCTGACGAAGGAACCGTCGCTGGCCGGGGCCCGCGCCGAAGCCCTCGACCGTCTCCGCTCGGCCATCATCGCCCTCCCCCAACGGACGGACCCCTCGGCGACCCTCCGGTTCCCGGACCAGCAGGACCACGGATTCGGCTGA
- a CDS encoding PEP/pyruvate-binding domain-containing protein — protein sequence MHVIALSEATADMVDLVGGKAAGLGELIRRGERVPEGFCVTTEAHRLGVIPQAEIVAAYERLGAGAVAVRSSATAEDLPDASFAGQSDTVLNVTGTAELIAAIRKCWDSLHTDRVVAYRDAREIDHQAVRMAVVVQRMVAPAVAGVLFTANPLTGRRDEMAVDAAPGLGTTVVDGAAAVDHYVLDGVTRDEAGCLTSAHLAELRATGERLRGHFGSPQDVEWAIDGDGVLWLLQSRPITSLFPLPPETGKPLPRVYLEFGHVQGMLQPVTPMGMSTLRSQIAAMLAALGVRVEVVDIGGRLYGDLTDLARSRSSRKRLVKLLAVDFGPRAQAVMQHVLTDPRFAVTTASTERGAAQGAASLRTAGRAVAGILRALARPDAARVRMFRAIEQMRVRSAAPADLRTAADRLRFVESRDSGDSADAIMWPIVTGMLAAALPASLLKGVASSDEIHTVLGGMPHNVTIEMDLALWRLAQGAGEHRRLLLDTPPDELAARYLRGTLPDVGMAGFLDAYGHRGVAEVDLGVPRWAEDPAPVFAAIANYLRVTDPRQGPDQRFQRAAAEAEAALQELVRRARRRRPVRGTIAGFLLRRARSLAGLREAGKFAGLYPLRETRRQLLLIGVDLHGAGLLEQPDDIMFLTLDEVHAAVHDGSDHRATVASRRAVHRRESRRRAVPVALLSDGTDVEAVLPTAPAVDGTLTGVGASAGRVTGPARVVHDPATAHIEPGDVLVAATTDPGWTPLFLTASALITETGAIMAHGPTVAREYGIPAVICVPDATRTISTGQLVTVDGGAGTVTVH from the coding sequence ATGCACGTCATCGCGTTGTCCGAGGCGACTGCCGACATGGTCGACCTGGTCGGCGGAAAGGCGGCCGGGCTGGGCGAGCTGATCCGGCGAGGCGAGCGGGTCCCCGAGGGATTCTGCGTCACCACCGAGGCGCACCGGCTCGGCGTCATCCCGCAGGCGGAGATCGTCGCCGCGTACGAACGGCTCGGTGCGGGCGCGGTGGCGGTGCGCTCCAGCGCCACCGCCGAGGACCTACCGGACGCGAGTTTCGCCGGGCAGTCGGACACCGTCCTGAACGTCACGGGCACCGCCGAGCTGATCGCCGCGATCAGGAAATGCTGGGACTCGCTGCACACCGATCGCGTCGTCGCCTACCGCGACGCCCGCGAAATCGATCATCAGGCGGTGCGGATGGCCGTCGTCGTGCAACGCATGGTTGCCCCTGCGGTGGCGGGGGTGCTGTTCACCGCGAACCCGCTGACCGGTCGCCGCGACGAGATGGCGGTCGACGCCGCGCCGGGCCTCGGCACGACGGTGGTGGACGGCGCGGCGGCCGTGGACCACTACGTGCTCGACGGCGTCACCCGAGACGAGGCTGGGTGCCTGACGTCCGCGCACCTGGCGGAGCTGCGGGCCACAGGTGAGCGGCTGCGGGGTCACTTCGGCTCCCCGCAGGACGTGGAGTGGGCGATCGACGGCGACGGCGTGCTGTGGTTGCTGCAGTCGCGGCCGATCACCAGCCTGTTTCCCCTCCCGCCGGAGACCGGGAAGCCCCTCCCCCGCGTCTACCTGGAGTTCGGCCACGTTCAGGGCATGCTGCAACCGGTCACCCCGATGGGCATGTCGACCCTGCGGTCGCAGATCGCGGCGATGCTCGCCGCTCTCGGCGTCCGGGTCGAGGTCGTCGACATCGGCGGTCGCCTCTACGGTGACCTGACCGACCTGGCTCGGAGCAGGTCGTCCCGCAAGCGGCTGGTCAAGCTCCTGGCGGTCGACTTCGGCCCACGGGCGCAGGCGGTGATGCAGCACGTCCTGACGGATCCACGGTTCGCCGTGACCACGGCCAGCACCGAGCGCGGCGCGGCACAGGGGGCGGCGTCCCTGCGGACCGCCGGCCGCGCGGTGGCGGGGATCCTGCGCGCGCTGGCCCGTCCCGACGCGGCGCGGGTCCGGATGTTCCGGGCGATCGAGCAGATGAGAGTACGGTCGGCGGCCCCCGCCGACCTGCGGACCGCCGCCGACCGGCTCCGCTTCGTGGAGTCGCGGGACTCCGGGGACAGCGCCGACGCGATCATGTGGCCGATCGTCACCGGCATGCTCGCCGCCGCGTTGCCGGCGTCGTTGCTCAAGGGCGTCGCGAGCTCCGACGAGATCCACACCGTGCTGGGCGGGATGCCGCACAACGTCACCATCGAGATGGATCTGGCGCTCTGGCGGCTCGCCCAGGGCGCCGGCGAACACCGCCGGCTCCTGCTCGACACCCCGCCGGACGAGTTGGCCGCGCGGTATCTGCGCGGGACGCTGCCCGACGTCGGGATGGCCGGCTTCCTGGACGCCTACGGCCATCGCGGCGTTGCCGAGGTCGACCTCGGGGTGCCGCGCTGGGCGGAGGATCCGGCACCGGTCTTCGCGGCGATCGCCAACTACCTGCGGGTCACCGATCCGCGGCAGGGGCCGGACCAGCGCTTCCAGCGGGCCGCCGCAGAGGCCGAGGCCGCGCTTCAGGAACTGGTCAGGCGTGCCCGCCGTCGTCGGCCGGTACGCGGCACGATCGCCGGGTTCCTGCTACGCCGGGCCCGTTCGTTGGCCGGCCTGCGCGAGGCCGGCAAGTTCGCCGGGCTGTACCCGCTACGGGAGACGCGCCGGCAACTGCTGCTCATCGGCGTCGACCTGCACGGCGCCGGGCTGCTGGAGCAGCCCGACGACATCATGTTCCTGACCCTCGACGAGGTGCACGCCGCGGTGCACGACGGCAGCGATCACCGGGCGACGGTCGCCTCCCGCAGGGCGGTGCACCGCAGGGAGTCACGCCGCAGGGCGGTGCCGGTGGCGTTGCTGTCCGACGGCACCGACGTCGAGGCCGTACTGCCGACGGCGCCCGCCGTGGACGGCACACTCACCGGCGTGGGCGCGTCGGCGGGCCGGGTGACCGGCCCAGCCCGGGTCGTCCACGATCCGGCCACCGCGCACATCGAGCCCGGCGACGTCCTGGTCGCCGCGACCACCGACCCCGGCTGGACCCCGCTGTTCCTCACCGCCTCGGCGCTGATCACCGAGACCGGCGCGATCATGGCGCACGGCCCCACAGTGGCCCGGGAGTACGGCATCCCCGCCGTCATCTGCGTGCCCGACGCCACCCGGACGATCTCCACCGGTCAGCTCGTCACCGTGGACGGCGGCGCCGGCACCGTCACCGTCCACTGA
- a CDS encoding N-acetylmuramoyl-L-alanine amidase has translation MTVRTSRRGRLLLGGLLTLTTALAGPVAAMSPAAAAPTGTPASAGPLAAAFDTAAARYDVPRDLLVALGYAESRLDMHSGAPSAAGGHGLMHLASNTQVHTLEEAATLTRLTRAALRAEPAANVLGAAAVLRSYADQVGLTAAARDDVNGWYGPVARYGGASDASVARLYADTVYDLLRVGFTSTRGEAVAGRPVAPRRGGLERAGVLGGFGTLSTDYGPAAWAPASTSNYTVASRPGSHPVTRIVIHMTQGSYAGAVSWFQNPAAQASAHYTFRSSDGAVTQSVREKDIAWHAGNWTYNTQSIGIEHEGYVDNPAWFTDAMYRASATLTRSLATKYGIPKDRAHIIAHAEVPGATHTDPGPNWNWTYYLQLVNGITGIGSGTVNTEASSLNVRSGPGASYPVVGSVADGATVAIYCQAVGSTVTGPYGTTSVWNRIGTNRYVSDAYLLTGYDGYIPTVPRC, from the coding sequence ATGACCGTACGAACCTCCCGCCGGGGCCGGCTCCTGCTCGGCGGCCTGCTCACCCTGACCACCGCCCTGGCCGGTCCCGTCGCGGCCATGTCACCGGCGGCTGCCGCCCCGACCGGTACGCCGGCGTCGGCCGGCCCGCTGGCCGCCGCGTTCGACACCGCCGCCGCCCGGTACGACGTCCCGCGCGACCTGCTGGTGGCGCTGGGGTACGCCGAGTCGCGCCTGGACATGCACTCCGGTGCGCCGAGCGCGGCCGGTGGCCACGGGCTCATGCACCTGGCGAGCAACACACAGGTGCACACCCTGGAGGAGGCGGCGACGCTCACCCGGCTCACCCGGGCAGCGCTGCGCGCCGAACCCGCCGCGAACGTCCTCGGGGCGGCCGCCGTGCTGCGCTCGTACGCCGACCAGGTCGGCCTCACCGCCGCTGCCCGCGACGACGTGAACGGCTGGTACGGACCGGTCGCCCGGTACGGCGGCGCCAGCGACGCGTCGGTGGCGCGGCTCTACGCGGACACCGTCTACGACCTGCTGCGCGTCGGGTTCACCTCGACGCGCGGCGAGGCGGTGGCCGGGCGGCCGGTCGCACCCCGGCGGGGCGGCCTGGAGCGGGCCGGCGTGCTCGGCGGATTCGGCACCCTCAGCACCGACTACGGGCCGGCCGCGTGGGCACCGGCCAGCACGAGCAACTACACCGTGGCCAGTCGACCGGGCAGCCACCCGGTCACCCGCATCGTCATCCACATGACGCAGGGCTCCTACGCCGGCGCGGTCAGCTGGTTCCAGAACCCGGCCGCCCAGGCCAGCGCCCACTACACCTTCCGCTCCTCCGACGGCGCCGTCACCCAGTCGGTGCGGGAGAAGGACATCGCCTGGCACGCCGGCAACTGGACCTACAACACCCAGTCGATCGGCATCGAACACGAGGGGTACGTCGACAACCCCGCCTGGTTCACCGATGCGATGTACCGCGCCTCCGCGACGCTCACCCGTAGCCTCGCCACCAAGTACGGCATACCCAAGGACCGGGCGCACATCATCGCGCACGCCGAGGTGCCCGGCGCCACCCACACCGACCCGGGCCCGAACTGGAACTGGACCTACTACCTGCAACTGGTGAACGGAATCACCGGCATCGGCTCCGGCACGGTGAACACCGAGGCGTCCAGCCTCAACGTGCGTTCCGGCCCGGGCGCCAGCTATCCGGTCGTCGGCTCGGTCGCCGACGGCGCCACCGTCGCCATCTACTGCCAGGCCGTCGGCAGCACGGTCACCGGCCCGTACGGCACGACCTCCGTGTGGAACCGGATCGGCACCAACCGCTACGTCTCCGACGCCTACCTGCTGACCGGCTACGACGGATACATCCCGACCGTGCCGCGCTGCTGA